CGGCGGAACTCACGATGCGCCAGTCCAGCTCCTTGTTCACCTCGAACCAGATCAGCCCGATGATGTCCGGGTACCTGGGCAGGACCCGGAAGGTCTCTCTGATCCATTCGGCCTTGCGCCCCGTGGCGTCGGAGGCCCCGGTCTCGGTGATGACCACCGGCTTCCGGCTGAGGGTGCGCATCTCGGCGATGGTCTTCTTGAAGATCGCGTCGAAGGACCGGTAGGCCGAGAACGCCCCGGTGCCGTAGTAGCCCGTGACGCCGAGCCAGTCCACGTAGGCGTCGCCGGGGTAGTACGCGGAGAGTTTGGGGGTCGAGCGGCTCCATCTGACGTTCGCGCTCCACACCCAGGTGACGTTGGTGGCCCCGGCCTCTCGGAACACGTCGTGCACGTGGCGCCAGGCCCGCACGTAGTCGCCCGGCCGGTTGCGGTTGGTCAGCTCGCACCACGGGTACCAGTCGCCGTTCATCTCGTGGGCGAACCGGATCGCCACCGGGTAGCCGAGTGACCTGATCCCCTCGGCCCAGGACCGCAGGTAGCCGTCGAAGTCCCCACCCGCGATCCGGGACAACCGGTAGGCGGGCTGAGCGGACCGGATCTGGTCGATCCTGCGGGCCGAGATCTTCTTCTTCCGGGCCGCCGTGTCCACCCGGTAGTCCCAGGGCTCCCAACCCAACATCGGCAGCATGCCGCGCTCGCGGACCCGGTCGAAGACCGTCCGGTCGAACCTGTCCGTCGCCCATCCCGAGCTGAAGAGCATGACCTGCGGCTGACGCTTCGCGGCCGTCGTGAACCTGTCCACCGCCGTGAAGTCGTACGGGCCCTGCGCGGTCATGACACCGATGAACGTCTTTCCGGCGGGCGGGAAGAGTTCGGGCGCCGTTCGAGGCGGCATCGCCAGCGCGGCCGTCGCTGTCGTCGGTGCTCCGGACGTCACCACCACACCCGGTTCCGCCTTCGCGAGCTGGTCGGGCGGGACACCGTCCCCGCCTCTCGGCGCGGGGGCCGGCGCCGCGACGGAGCCGTACGTCAGCAGCAGCGCGGCGGTCAACAGCATCATCACC
This sequence is a window from Micromonospora sp. NBRC 110009. Protein-coding genes within it:
- a CDS encoding glycoside hydrolase family 26 protein, coding for MVRLTAPRVMMLLTAALLLTYGSVAAPAPAPRGGDGVPPDQLAKAEPGVVVTSGAPTTATAALAMPPRTAPELFPPAGKTFIGVMTAQGPYDFTAVDRFTTAAKRQPQVMLFSSGWATDRFDRTVFDRVRERGMLPMLGWEPWDYRVDTAARKKKISARRIDQIRSAQPAYRLSRIAGGDFDGYLRSWAEGIRSLGYPVAIRFAHEMNGDWYPWCELTNRNRPGDYVRAWRHVHDVFREAGATNVTWVWSANVRWSRSTPKLSAYYPGDAYVDWLGVTGYYGTGAFSAYRSFDAIFKKTIAEMRTLSRKPVVITETGASDATGRKAEWIRETFRVLPRYPDIIGLIWFEVNKELDWRIVSSAAASKAFAQAVAASRYHLTWSPDMVPRTEVGGG